A genome region from Micromonospora peucetia includes the following:
- a CDS encoding MFS transporter codes for MTQHTSRTTNVRAWLGLLVVLGPVLLVSMDGSILFLAMPRVSQALNPSADQALWILDVYGFSVGSLLIAFGNIGDRYGRLKLLMIGAVFFGIGSAAAAFAPTPALLIAARAVMGIAGATLLPSALAVLSELFTDPKRRAQAIGIFAAAFAAGFAIGPAIGGVLLERFWWGSVFLINLPLIALFLCFAPMLLSEVQTTRPGRVDPMSVVTSAVGLLLAIYGLKHAAAEGLSVSAALAGLMGVAVLAWFGVRQRHLDHPLIDFSLFRDRVFTIAVITGLLPLAAWSAAAYLAGIYLQSVLDIPVLQAALLALPGAVVLITTCIITPVVVDRVGKRSALLVCHFSIATGLLLLLPTTITGGIGWYVASTAIAGIGYGISFAVVADTAVGAVPSERAGSAGAIAETSNEVGNALGIALLGSLAALLFRLQGPDLAPTLDETLQLTGLTQTLITDAKSAFLTGMHVVAATASLLHLVLGLIALRWLPRPARDDIPADGKHGEAVEAR; via the coding sequence ATGACGCAACACACCTCACGCACGACCAACGTCCGAGCTTGGCTCGGTCTGCTGGTCGTCCTCGGCCCGGTGCTCTTGGTCTCGATGGACGGGTCCATCTTGTTCCTCGCAATGCCACGGGTCAGTCAGGCTCTCAATCCCAGCGCTGACCAAGCGCTGTGGATCCTGGATGTCTACGGCTTCTCGGTCGGCTCCCTGCTTATCGCATTCGGAAATATCGGCGACCGCTACGGGCGACTCAAGCTGCTCATGATCGGCGCGGTCTTCTTCGGCATCGGTTCGGCCGCCGCCGCGTTCGCGCCCACACCGGCGCTACTCATCGCCGCCCGTGCCGTGATGGGGATCGCCGGCGCCACCTTGCTTCCGTCCGCCTTGGCGGTGCTCAGTGAGCTGTTCACCGACCCGAAGCGTCGGGCCCAGGCCATCGGCATCTTCGCTGCGGCCTTCGCCGCGGGATTCGCAATCGGGCCGGCCATCGGTGGCGTGCTGCTGGAACGCTTCTGGTGGGGATCGGTGTTCTTGATCAACCTTCCCTTGATCGCGCTGTTCCTGTGTTTCGCACCCATGTTGCTCAGCGAGGTGCAAACCACCCGCCCCGGTCGAGTCGACCCGATGAGTGTCGTGACCTCTGCGGTCGGTCTGCTGCTAGCGATCTACGGGCTCAAGCACGCTGCCGCCGAGGGCCTCTCCGTATCGGCGGCGCTCGCCGGGCTCATGGGGGTCGCCGTGCTGGCATGGTTCGGCGTCCGTCAACGACACCTGGACCATCCACTCATCGACTTCTCTCTCTTCCGGGATCGAGTCTTCACCATCGCGGTGATCACCGGGCTTCTACCGTTGGCCGCGTGGTCAGCAGCCGCCTACCTGGCTGGCATCTACTTGCAGTCCGTCCTTGACATTCCGGTCCTGCAGGCTGCCTTGCTGGCGTTACCGGGAGCCGTTGTGCTCATCACGACTTGCATCATCACCCCTGTGGTGGTCGATCGCGTCGGGAAACGCTCCGCGCTGCTTGTCTGCCACTTCTCCATCGCCACCGGGCTGCTCCTGCTCTTGCCCACCACCATCACTGGCGGGATCGGCTGGTACGTCGCTTCCACTGCGATCGCTGGCATCGGCTATGGCATCTCCTTCGCAGTCGTCGCTGACACCGCCGTCGGCGCGGTCCCGTCCGAGCGAGCAGGCTCAGCAGGCGCGATCGCCGAGACCAGCAACGAGGTCGGTAACGCCCTGGGCATTGCACTGCTCGGCTCTCTGGCAGCACTGCTGTTCCGGCTCCAAGGGCCCGACCTCGCGCCGACCCTGGACGAAACGCTTCAGCTCACCGGCCTGACACAAACGTTGATCACCGACGCCAAGTCAGCCTTCCTCACCGGCATGCACGTGGTCGCAGCTACAGCCAGTTTGTTGCACCTCGTACTCGGCCTCATAGCACTCCGCTGGCTACCCCGTCCCGCCAGGGACGACATCCCGGCTGATGGCAAGCACGGCGAGGCGGTCGAGGCGCGATGA
- a CDS encoding GNAT family N-acetyltransferase: MPEVAVGGIARGVAVAANRRTVYFRYFKLVFNHGLQHGRVDTTDDQSAVAIWYTRDQVPLVESTGHYYEVERATGRYAPRFLLLDAIFETHHPHAPHDYLAYVAVDPRHQGRGVGTALLTNAHQTLDAANRAAYLEASNTRNRDLYQRLGYRQGAPIHLPTEGPLIWRMWRGQPTDGTPAPFPTDLLPHRSPL; this comes from the coding sequence ATGCCTGAGGTGGCGGTGGGTGGTATCGCTCGTGGGGTTGCGGTGGCGGCCAACCGCCGCACCGTCTACTTCCGCTATTTCAAGCTCGTCTTCAACCACGGACTTCAGCACGGACGCGTGGACACCACCGACGACCAGTCGGCCGTCGCGATCTGGTACACCCGCGACCAGGTTCCACTGGTGGAATCGACCGGCCACTACTACGAGGTGGAACGGGCCACCGGCAGGTACGCCCCGAGGTTCCTGCTGCTCGACGCCATCTTCGAAACGCACCACCCACATGCTCCACACGACTACCTCGCCTACGTCGCCGTCGACCCACGCCACCAGGGCCGAGGCGTCGGAACGGCGCTGCTCACCAACGCCCACCAGACCCTCGACGCGGCCAACCGGGCGGCGTACCTGGAAGCCAGCAACACCCGCAACAGGGACCTGTACCAGCGCCTCGGCTACCGCCAGGGCGCCCCGATCCACCTGCCCACCGAAGGGCCACTGATCTGGCGGATGTGGCGGGGCCAGCCGACCGACGGCACCCCCGCACCTTTCCCCACTGACCTCCTGCCACACAGGAGTCCCCTGTGA